The nucleotide sequence ATCCCTAGGCAGAAAGAAATGCCTCTTGGATTTCCATTGTTGTAAGATTTTCCACTCAACAGATTAACCCTGGGAACGCTGGGAATAAAGACAGGGTGGGGAGGAAATGCATCTTAGGCAAATtgtttaacctttctgtgcctcagtgtcctcatctgtaacatggggtaAGAGTATGCAccatggggttgttgtgaggataatgagaacagtgcctggcatgtagtaggtccCATAAGTGAAAGTTATTCTTCATAGTAGGGAAGCCCCCACTATGTACCAGGTTTCAACCTGGACATTTCCCACCTGTGATTTCATTGATTCTCACAAGAATCCCACCAGGTGGAGGACATattcccattctgcagatgaggctcagagaaggtgagTGATGTGCCCGAAGCTACACAGCTCGTAAGCGGTGCGGTCAGCATTTTCCCCACACCTGGCCGCCTGGCATTTCAGGACTCTGAGCTCCTTCACTCACCCCATGTCTGGGGCGGGCCCCAAGAGGCCTGATGCTGTGTCCCCATGGGGCAGGCCGTGTCCGTGTCAGTGGCAGTGCTGACTCTCAGCTTCATCGCCCTGGACCGTTGGTATGCCATCTGCCGCCCACTGTTGTTCAAGAGCACCGCCCGGCGCGCCCGGGGCTCCGTCCTGGGGATCTGGGCTGTGTCGCTGGCCGTCACGGTGCCCCAGGCTGCCGTCATGGAATGCAGTAGCGTGCTGCCTGAGCTAGCTAACCGCACCCGGCTCTTCTCCGTCTGTGATGAACACTGGCCAGGTAATGGTGGGGGCCTGGAGCAGGCATCCCTGAGGTGGGCACCTCTGGGACACGTACCCCTAGCACAGGCGCCTGTCAGTGCACTTCTGGGGTGGGCACTCCCGGGGTGGCCATCTCCCAAAAGGACACCCTTGGAGCAGGCTTCTATGGGGTGTGCTCCCAGGGTGGGTAACCCCTTGCCAGATGCCACAGAACAGGCATCCAGCAAGGATACCTCCAGGGTGGGTACCTCCTCCAGTCTAGACATCTGCTAGGGCTCCTTCCAGGATGGACACCTCCGGGCTGGGCAACTCCAGGCTCTCTCTGCCACGGTGCCTGTGTGAGGCCCAGCTGCTTGTTTGGCTCTATGGCTCTAGATGGGGCAGGGTGGCATTGCTAAGCAGAACAGGCTGGAGGCTCCCAGAAGGGGGGAATCTCTGGCCCTTGTATGTCTTGACCCCTACAGATGACCTCTATCCCAAGATCTACCACAGTTGCTTCTTCATTGTCACCTACCTGGCCCCACTGGGCCTCATGGCCATGGCCTATTTCCAGATCTTCCGCAAGCTCTGGGGCCACCAGGTGAGGCCCGCTCTGGTGTCACTGTCTGGGCTGGGAGGGGAAAGGGGTACTGGTCTAAGGAGACAGACAGAACCTGCCATCCTGGCTGCCACCAGAGAGAGGCAAGGCCCAGGGACATGTCGAGGTCAAGGCCAAAGCCCTGGTGCCTACCCTGGATCCGAATAGCAACTAATATCGGTTTCAGTATCTAAAATCTAATCATCGTTCTGACACCAGTAGCTGCCGTTTATTGTACCATGTACTTCCAGCTAGTCTTGCCTCCTCCCAACCATCATATATTATCCCCAACTTAATGTATGAGAAAACGGAGACCCAGAGAGGCAAAGCAACTTCTCTCGAATCCCTCAGCCAGCCAGGGGAAGAGCTGTGACATTCTAGTGCTCAGGTCAGCACCACAATAACAGCACCTCTGTGTTTTTGCCAAATTCGGCACTTTGCTCGCAACTAAATGAAGAAGCAGTAGTACCCCCTTTGCAAATGCTGAGGAAGGGCAGCCAACTTGCCACAGCCGACGAGTGGCAGAGCCTTTCTGGTTCCGGAGCTGCCCGCTCGTCTCCGTTACAGACCCACTGACATCAGGTTCGGGGGGTGGGTattgggggggggtgaggggaatgCTCAGAGGTTCTGGGCACTAGGGGGACTAAGTTCTGGGTCCTGTGCCTGGGCAAGGAGAGGATGCAGACCAGAACGTGGCCACCCTGCAGTCCACCAACACCTGTCATCTGCCCCTGACAGCCCCCCAGTCAAGATGGCAAGAGTCCCTATCCTCCTCTAATAGACGAGaagaccaaggctcagagaaggaaagtgagtTGAACGAGCTCACATGGCTCGTGAGTGGCTGAGCTGGCCCTAGACCCTAATTTCCCTCAACTCTAGCCCCATACCCCTCTTTTGGGGGGTGATTCAGGTGTCCAGTGGTGTGAGAGGCTTCAAGGATATCTATGGCTTCTCCAGAAGCCTGGAACCATCCTAGGTTTCTGGGCAGTGACCTAGGCAGGGACTGTGCTCTGAGGCCCAGGCCATTCCATGCTGCTCACCTGCTCACCTGCTCGCTCCTTGCCCAGGCCTCCCCCGTGTCAGGCACaggccggggttgggggggcgggtaCAGCTcaccctgcacccctgcccccacaatAGGAAGCGATGGCCTGAGGAGGATGGATGGGTAGCTTGGGAGGATGTTCAAGAGTCTCCTGTCTCTGTGAGGTTCGGTTCCTTCATCTGTAACTAAGGGCCAGTAACACCTTCCCTGAAGACGTGCCACGGGGGGCTCACAATGAGCTCGTGGAAGATGAAAGTACACTGTTCACCCTCCATTCCAGAGGGTCGGTCTTCATCATGAATATTAGGTTCCTTCCCTTGGCCCACCTCCACTGCGCCCCGGGGTTCACCCGGAGCAGGACCCAGCAAAGGAGAATGGCCCTCCTGAGGAGCTCCACCCACCACTGCCCTCTCTGTGTGTGCCGGACAGATCCCTGGCACCACGTTGGCCCTGGTGAGGAACTGGAAGCGCCCCTCAGACCAGTCGGATGACCAGGGGCCGggcctgagcgcagagcccccgccccgggcccgggCCTTCCTGGCTGAGGTGAAGCAGATGCGCGCGCGGAGGAAGACGGCCAAGATGCTGATGGTGGTGCTGCTGGTCTTTGCCCTCTGCTACCTGCCCATCAGTGTCCTAAACGTCCTCAAGAGGTGAGAGCATGAGGGGAGAGGCGGTAGCCTCTCTCTGTTTTGGGGAAAGACGGGCTCTAGGACTCACACCCACTGTGTGGTCTTGGGGGCAGGTCACctctcttctctgagcctcccagCTTCAGTTTCTCGCCTGTAAACTGTGAAGAATGCCAGTTGTAGCCTGCGGGGCTATTATGACAATTTCTCCATCTGTTCACTCAACCATCAGCTCGTGAGGGCTGGGAGCACAGTGACCACGCTCACAGGACGAAGTCTCCACCTTCATGGAGGCTACATCTAGTGGGACAGAGAAATAAGTCTCCACCGTACTGGCAGGCAGGGATACCACTATGGAGACACATAAAATAGGGAAAGAGCACGGAGAGTGACGGTGACAGGAGTTAGtgggttttgtgtgttttgtgtgggttttttttttttaatcttttttttagatacaagggttaaaaaaaaaaaaggctcatcCAAGGAAATGGCATTGGGCAGGGACTTGAAAGAAGGGAGGGACCCAGGGAGCAGGCCCGCAGGTATCTGGAGGAATAGCACCAGAAGCGGAGGGAACAAGGGGCTCAGTGCGTGGAGGGGCCACAGGGCGCCGGGACAGAGCAGCGGGCTGTTTGTCATGAGACAATCTCGGGGTGAGTTTGTGCTTGGCCACTTCCTGGATCATTTCCTGTGATCTTGGGCATGTCACGtcacttctctgcccctccctaacTGAACAATGGATGATGTCTTGCTTGACTCATCGTGTTGCTGTGAGGATGGATGAGGAAGTGGATGGGGGCTCCCAGGGGATCTCATAGCTGGTGACTGAGCGGATGAACCCCGGTCCCTGTCCGGACACCCACCCTGGTCAGACTTTCTGTGCTCAAGACCTCAGACCTAAAGGCCCAGGAAAGGGCCACATGGTGGGACAGAAGGGGCAGTGGGAACTCTTGCACTTGATAACCACTcgtgagctgtgtgaccttggtcaactCACTTTCCCTTTCTGAGCCTTGGCTTTCCTGTCTTTTAGAGAAGGATAGTGACTCCCGCCCAACACaaacaggaacacacacacacacacacacatctacccTGTTTCTGACTGTCCTCCCCCTGGTCCTAGGGTGTTCGGGATGTTCCACCAAGCCAGCGACCGAGAAGCCGTCTATGCCTGCTTCACCTTCTCCCACTGGCTGGTGTATGCCAACAGCGCCGTCAACCCCATCATCTACAACTTCCTCAGTGGTGagtgggctgggaggcagggccaCTGAGGGGGCGGCAGTCCCGCCCCCAAGCCAGGCTGAATAAAGGGAGGGCCCCAGAGGACATCCCGGCTCCCGCCTGGGGATCTTGAGCTGGCTCTGCAAACTCCCATTCGGGGAAGACTCGGCCCTGCCCAGGAGCCCTGGTCTGAGTGGGAGACAGGCCACACACTCCCCAGAGTCGCCAAAACCAGCTGACCAGCACCCAGGATCCAGTTGTGCAGATCACGCAGACCAGTGAGTGGGTGGGAAAGGAAGGGGCTAggccatctcccctccccctcccccctgtgcCTGCCCAGCGGGACCTTCAGTTGGCCCTGGCTGACCACCACGGGCTCCAGGGAAGCCTGGCCTATGGGAAGAGGGCCCAGGGCTGAGAGGATGACTGTGTAGCCAAGTCATCCAGATAAGGGAGGGTCACCAGCGGAGGCAGCCCAGGGCCGGGGAAGGGCTTCCCCATGCCCAGCTAGACATGGACTGGCAGAGTGGCCAGAATGTGGGGGGCTGTCCCTGGATCCACCTGCCTCCAATACCAGCCTTCTTGCTCCCCTCTCTGGAAGTCCAGGCATCCCCCGTCCCCTCGGCCCACCCCAGGCCTCTCCCCTCCGCTGTCCCACTGTCTGCAcctcctcccccaacctcccAGGCTCGCGGCGGTAATACCTCCACCCTTGGACCCACCTGGGCTCAGCAGAAGTATGGCTCACTAGGCCTCTGGCTCCAGAACTAGGCCTAACGAACTGGTCCAGATGCCTGTTCAAGCCTGGGAATGATAATCTTTGGGAAAAGGCTGAAGAAGGAGGGGCCGGGGGTCCATATCACAACCCTCATTGAGACTAAAGAATTACTCTCCGAAGGCTAGCCGGCAGTCTCCAGCTCAGGGGGGAGAACAGAAGAGCTAAGGGCTGCAGCAGAGGCGGGTATTCCTGTCTCGTCTCcatctactgagcacctactgtgtgcctggccctCCGCTGGGGCCCCGGAGAGGCTTGCTGGCGAATGAAGCGCGGTCAAGGCGTTTTCTGCTCCAGACACAATCTGTTTCCTTGGTGTCCTTTGGCCGATGGAGCTGGCTGTGGTAGTCCCTTCTTCCCTACTCTGTCCTCCCCTTCAAGAGAGGGGCTCCGGAACGAGAAGCGGGCCTGACTTctggctgggtgactttgggcaagtcgcTGCACCTCTGTGCGTCTCACCTGCGCAGTGAGGATAAAGGATGCCAGCCTCTCAGGGCGCTGGGaccagcaggggaggggtggggggtggggggagggcaggcagaggtgcCGAGCACAGTGCCTCCTGCAGGCTGCTGCTGTCCTTCCCGTCACTAGGGAAAGCCTAGCCATAGCTGGTGAGTCCgagcccctccacccacccaccaagGAGGGCAGAGGTGGCCCCAGGCCCCTGAGCCAGACACCACGTTTCGAGCCGGGCTCAGAGCCAGAGAGCAGTCAAGGAATCAGATGAAAATTGCATTTCTCCTTGGGAACTGCTCCGGGGCCTCTGTCCTCACTCTCCCTGGCAATGCCAAGGCCGCCTTGGGGCTTTCTCCTTCCCAGCTCtactctgccctcccaccccctcacagGCAGCTGGGCTGGAGCTGCGTGGGTGTCCCTGGGCCCAAGGCCCTTCCTGCTTCATCCATCTCCTTATGGCTTTGTCTTCTGTCTCCAACCAAGGCAAATTCCGGGAGCAGTTTAAGGCCGCCTTCTCCTGCTGCCTGCCTGGCCTGGGTCCCTGCAGCTCTCCGAAAGCCCCCAGCCCCCGCTCCTCTGCCAGCCACAAGTCCTGGTCCTTGCACAGCCGGTGCTCCGTCTCCAAAGTCCCTGAGCACGTGGTGCTCACCACTGTCACCACAGTGCTGCCCTGAGCAAGGGCCTCACCTCCTCATGGAGACTGCTGGATGCAGTGGGAGGCCAGGGCTCCAGACCTGGTTTCCTGCCTGTTTAACTCCGGGCAAGTGACTTCCCTTCTCTGCGCCCAATCTCCTAAGCAGAATTGATGGGAGGATTAAGCACGCTGGAGAAAGCGGAAAGCTCTTTGTAGATTGTGAAGTGTTGTGGACGGGATTATCACATTCCTCTCTCGGCTGTGCCCCCCAGTATCACCCATCCCATCATACTTCCGCAGCTTGGCCTTCCTCCCAAAGATCCCCCTCCCACCCAATTACAGGCCTTCCCTGGAATCTGCTGTAAGGGTCTCGGCGGGCAGTTCCATCTGGCCCAGCGACTCCAGCGAAAGCCCAGCTGCTCTGAGGCCCACGTGAACTAATCTGGGTTCAGCCTTTCCCTGGTCAGAACACAGCCCCAGCCTCACCAGGTGCCGGGTGCACCACAGACTGGACCCTGTTGGCTTTCTGGTGTGATAGAATCCTTTCCATGTGGCCATTTGGCATGGAGGCCAGCAGCCTGAAGCAACTGTAATTAAAAGCCTGGCACTGAATGTTCCTTTTCCTTGTCATTGCACAAAATCTGTGCTGCTTAGGtgaggagagagaaggtggggaagcttggggggaggggagaagaccAGGCAGCACTGGAATGCTGTTAGCTGCTGACCACCTcccacccgccccacccccaacacactgGATCCCAGACGGGCTCCGAGCCAGGATTCAGAGCACCCGCGGTGCTGCCTCCTCAGGCGGTGCCAATCCTCTGATGCCCAGGACCTGGATCCTTGACACATCTGTCTGCTTATGGGCCCAGTGGCCTACGGGAGGTAAGGGAGATGTGGGGCCAGACACTGGGGTTAACAGACTGATTTACTGTTATCGTCACCTTCTTGGAAATCAGGCttgcatttattttctatgaACTCACAggataaaaagagaaagccaCAGACGTGCTCCATCTGCCACCAAGATGATTAGAGGGCTGCCAGAGCCCCTGCTCCTCGTTGCCAGAGCAGGAAGTGGAGTGTAGTCTCAAGTACAGCTCCGCTGAGGGGCGGGAGACATCTGGCAGGGGCCATCTCGGCCGTGTACACCACCAGCTCTGCTTAACTTGATTAATGGAGCTCCGagctccctctgacctcccccatcaaaaaacaggacaaaaccagGGTCCTGCCAGGGGCCCAGCCCAGGAATGCTTAAGCACACCTCCTCTTAGGCATCACACTTTTCCCAGAGCAGGTGGAAGTTATGGCCTAAGTATGTCATCCACTCTCTGGATGACTCACCAACCCAGCGCTTGTGGCCATTTCCACAGATGTGCGGTTGCTGCCAGGTGGGATGGGCTGCCCTGCTCCTTCCTCACTCCCGCTGGCCTTGCGATCCAAAGCTGTTTGCGAAGTTTCATGTAGCCAGGCTGGGAGGTGCAAGTGTGCAGAATGATGTTGTGAGGGCTGGCTCCCAAGCTCGGAACCAACCATATCCACAAGGACCAACCCAGGTCCGGGGCTAAGGAGCCCTGGCTGAGCAGAAGGCTGAAACTGTGATTGGTACCATTCTAGAGACAGGTTTCAGTAGACACTTGGCTGAGTAGGAGCAAACAACAGAAGCTTCCCCAATGGCCTCCATTCTACTCTACTCTGCTGGCTGAATCCAGTCCAACAGTGGGCCCGAGGCCTCCACCCTGGGAGGTTCAGATGAACTGGAGAAAATTCAGAGGACCTGGATGCCGAGGTGAGCGATGCTTAGGAAAGAGCTGCGGAAGAACCCAGGACTACccagcccagggaagggaggcCTCAGGGAAACGTGGTGGCAGGTTCCAGGTATCTAGAGGTGTGGCATGCAGAAAGGGGTGATAGATGGAGCTTCTGGGTGGCCCAACAGAGAAAACCATAGTCCATGGATGGTTTTCAAGGTGGCAGGATTTGGAATCTCAGCAGGAAGAAGTGTCTGCTGCTAGTcagaggaagcctgcttcctggAAGGGCACTGAGCTGTCACTGGAGGCTGGCGGGCAGCGGCAGGACTCAACAAGAGAGAGGATTCTAGACCTGGGTGGAGGTTGGCCTCGGGACTGGTGCTAGCATTCTAGCATGACAGCAGCCCAGAGGACAAAGGGCTGAACAGGCTGAGCCCGACATACCTGCAAGGCCTCACTGAGCTGCTTCCAACCACCCCATGCAGGGACCAGAGCTTTCTTATCTTCATCCCCAAGAGCAAAAGGATTATCACACCAATGCCCATGATAAGCGCCTCCCCTCCCAAACCAGAATGTCTGGTGTCTTGGCTTTTGATTGAAATTCTGTCAGATCACCATAGACATTTGATGTAGACTGGTTATCACGCTGATCTCAAGATCCAGCTAGCAAGGACAGATGTCTGTGCTTAATAAAAATGGGGGGAAAGTTATGACTTAATAAATGCAGTTTGGAAGATAAAACTAGGGCTTGAGATAATAAAAAGGCCATGCTATGAAGTCTGGGGTGGTGCCTGTAGCCCAGAGCGCCAGTCCTAAAACAGTGATAAAACACAAGAACCTGGCCAGCCCCTACACTTCAGCTCCACCCTGATAAATGGGACCAGCCCCATGCGGGCCATGTCCCCCTAACACGCTTCTTCCTGCACAGTGTGGTGTACAGTATGCACTTAACTATTTGCTGAACGAAGAAGAAATGAGTGGCTGAAGGGATGCGCACACGTGAATAGCGCAGATGAACCAGCAGCTAGGAAGGTGGGATGGGACACAGGAGACTCAAGAGTTTTGTCCTTTTATTGAAGCTTACAGTTTCACTGAACTTTTGGCCacgaaagaaaaaaacaaacaaacacacaaataaaaaaagaacattggcAGTGGGAGGTGGCAACTGTCCCCTGGGGATTAAAGCCAAGCAGAGAATGGCAGGCAAGGGAGGGGTCCAAGCTGCAGAGGGGGGAGCCTAGCCAAGGATGCCCAGAGAGCAGCCTGTCCGAGCTCTCTGAGCAGGGACGGCACCCAGGCAGCAAGAAGTCAACGCACGCAGATTTGGGGCATGGGGCTGGTGGAACCCAAGCCACTTGGTCCCGCGGACAAACCTCTCTCATGCTTGGTTAGCTTCCACTTTGGAGAAACTGGGTTCATCGGACAAGACGGTATGGGTGAGGGGGCTCAGGTGCTAATAGCAAGAGGCTGATGAACACTCACCACTGGTGTCAGGGCGCAGAAGGGAGAGCCAGAGGCTGGAGCCCAGCTGACTGACGCTACTCACTCCACGGCAGTGACTGACATCTCCTGCTCCTGGCGCAAGGCTGGGCCAGTCAAATGCTCAGGGCTCTAAGGACATTCAACTTCCAGGCCTCTCTTAGGTCAGGCCACCACCTGTGTGGCCTCAGCCCAGGTCCCCATGATTTGGTGCCGGGGAGACTCCTAGCCCTCTTCAGAAACAGCGCTGCATCAGGCAAGGGAGAATCTTTTTCTaggaggggcaggagaaaaggagaggcTCACAGGCCTCTCCCACTCTCAGGAGCCAGGAAAGGTCGCTGGTACACTCCGTTCTCCAGAGGGACTGGCTCAGAGCATGCGAGAAGCCGTCATGGTGACGAAGTCCTCGAAGCTGAGTCGAATGTTGCCCTGCACGGCTGTGTCCTTCTCCCGGAAGGCCTCGGTCAGCACCTGTAGCTGGGTGCACACCTGGATGAAGCGGTCTAGCTGCATGGCGGGGTTGGCGGAGCGCGGGCAATAGCGGGAGACCAGGAGCTGGGTGAACTGGGGGCTCAGGTTGTAGCCCATCTGGGACAGAGCTGCAGAGGAGGGGCACAGATAACAGACACAAAGCCCTGCTGTGAGCACCACCGTCAACCAGCTCTGTGGAGCCCAGCGGTGCAGGGGACTGTGAGAGGACAAAGGACAGAAGTCCCTAGGGTCTGCCCAAGATGGCGGGAGCCCAAAAGGGGCTCTGTCTGGATGATCCCCTTAGCTGGAGGGCCCCAATCCCTTTCTCCAAAGCTCCATTACTCTCTGTGCAATCAGACCCATAGGGTCCCAGAATGTCACGGGGCTAGCCATGCTCATCTGTGACTCACCTGCATGACAGAAGGAAGCCTGAGCCCCCCGGGTCCCCCTGCCCAGGGTGGACATCAGAAGCAGTGTGGCAGAGAGGGAAACATGACAAAGGCCTGCTCTGGAGTCAAGATAGCCCCTCGGCAAGTTGTTTAACCTTGCTAAGCCTCTGTCctatcatctctaaaatggggataatacttaCCTTGTAGGTTCTAGTAAGGACTAAGAGAGGGGATCCTGTAGagcacttggcacagtgcctgacacataataagccCTCAGTGTTATTTGTGAAGAATAATAAAATCATCATCACCTCCCCAGGCAAGGCTATTGCTGGGCGGTTCCAAGGTCACGGCCTATGTGCTACCCTGTCCCCCAACCTGGGAGgctgcctttcttcctctccGCGTATCTACCAGGCCAGGCTAAAAGTTCCCCTTTTGCTATGTGGCCCTTAGGCAAGTTGCCTAAActcagccttggttttctcatctgcaaaagggCAATAATAAGAGATCCCTCAGGTAAGACAGGGGAATAACAGACACTAACTCTCACATGGGGAGACTGAATGACGTAACACAGAAGTACTTATTCCAGTGCCCGGCCCACAGCAAGAAGTCAATAAATACACGTTCGGCTATGACAGTACCACCCTTACCAGTACCCACGACAGGGCCGGGCAAAAGAGGAGGTGATCAGTCCAGGCCATGTCCTCTCCCTTCAACCAGGGCGCAGATGCAGTGAGCTCACCCCCACCACAGAGCTCCTTAGTCTTACTGAAATCCATGGCCAGGGCAAGGGGCCGGGTTCTCTGGGGagccctttctccctcccaggTGGCAAAGCTCCCTGTCAAATTCTTTTCACCCCATTAACCACCCATCTTCTAAAGTCAGAATCGGAACTGGACCTGGAGCTATGGCCTCAGGTCATCTTGAGCCGActgtcacttttttattttttaaactttttatttatttattcatgagagacaaagagagagagagagagaggcagagggagaagcaggctcccgaggagcagggagcctgatgcgggacttgatcccaggaccctgggatcatgacctgagccaaaggaaggcttaaccatctgagccacccaggcacccccaactgTCACTTTTAGCATGGTCTGGGTCCCAGCGTTGGGAAGGAAACTGCCTTCAAGCAGAGCTGGCAACAGAAACCACCTTTCTGAGTCCCTGTACAGGGCTCTTTCCATTCAGCATGTTAGAAACCAGAGAGGAAAGAGCCACAAAAGCCACATGTCCTGGTCTCGGGGTGCCCTGGGCTGCTGAGTTCCCATCCCCGAGGCTCCCGCTGGCTGGGTCTACTTCACCCAGCACAGCCAGGAGTGCAGTCccgaggggggggagggtccagCCCTCATCCCGGAACCAGGTGTTCCCTTGCCCTGGATCTTGGCTGTGCCCCAGCCAGATCACAGACGGGACAGAGAGTGGGCCTGTGCCGAGAGCAGCATTTTACAGTGCACATGGGCATTGGGCAGTCAGAGGCTAGAGAACACCGGCTTCCCTGTCATagggaataaagagaaaagtggGGCTGGGCCTGTGCACTGAGCCCCTCCCACGGCCCTCACCTTGCTGCAGCTCCGTGTAGCTGATGGAGCCGGAGCGGTCCCGGTCATACTGCTGGAAGAGGTTCTTCCACTGCTGGATGAACTTCCACAGGGCTGAGAAACCATAGACGTCGATGCGGCCTGACTTCGTCTTGTCAAACATGTcttgggaggggagggaagaaaagcttCAAGACTGAGGGCCAAGGTCCTCGGGTAGCACCCAGGCCGGAGTACGAGACTCCACAGAACCACAGGCCTGAGGCCCAGATGCCTGCATCTGAGACATACTCTCATCAAGTGTGGACCAGCCCCCGCCCCTGACCACCCTCAGCCCTGGCCCTTCCAGAACCGCATTTTCTCTGCACACCCGGCAGCTGACCCCACTCTGTGCCATCTGCTACCGGTGCAGGGAGTCCCATTCTGCAGAATGGAAAACCGCAGAGCCTGTGACTCAGCAGGGTCTGGAACTTGAGAATAGATCTAGGGGAAACAGCTCTCAGTCTAGAGGATCTCACCTTGAACCCAACTTCCTGCCTGAAATCCTCCCTGGCTGAAAGATCTCTCCTCTGAATGGTTGTGCACCCGCTGTCAGGCATCAGGTGGCTCTGCCCCACCTCGAGCCCACAGCCCACGGGGAAGGGCTAGAACTCACTTATCATCATGAGACATGTCTCGTCATTGAAAGAGGACCAGTTGGAGTTGACCAGAGCCTGCTTCAGCTCCTTGATGGAGATGTAGCCACTGTGATCGGCATCCACTGACTGGAACCAGGAGTAAGCCTCAGGATCCACATTGGGAGGAACGCCACCTGCGGGAAGCGGTGCAA is from Zalophus californianus isolate mZalCal1 chromosome 4, mZalCal1.pri.v2, whole genome shotgun sequence and encodes:
- the HCRTR1 gene encoding orexin receptor type 1, with amino-acid sequence MEPSANPGAQTGTPTGGGELSPSQVPPDYEDEFLSYLWRDYLYPKQYEWVLIAAYVAVFLVALVGNTLVCLAVWRNHHMRTVTNYFIVNLSLADVLVTTICLPASLLVDITESWLFGHALCKVIPYLQAVSVSVAVLTLSFIALDRWYAICRPLLFKSTARRARGSVLGIWAVSLAVTVPQAAVMECSSVLPELANRTRLFSVCDEHWPDDLYPKIYHSCFFIVTYLAPLGLMAMAYFQIFRKLWGHQIPGTTLALVRNWKRPSDQSDDQGPGLSAEPPPRARAFLAEVKQMRARRKTAKMLMVVLLVFALCYLPISVLNVLKRVFGMFHQASDREAVYACFTFSHWLVYANSAVNPIIYNFLSGKFREQFKAAFSCCLPGLGPCSSPKAPSPRSSASHKSWSLHSRCSVSKVPEHVVLTTVTTVLP
- the PEF1 gene encoding peflin; amino-acid sequence: MASYPYGQGCPGAGGQAPGAPPGSYYPGPPHGGGQYGSGVPPGGGYGGGPAPGGPYGPPAGGGPYGHPNPGGLPSGTPGGLYGGAAPGGPYGQPPPNSYSAQHPGPYGQGPPPGGVPPNVDPEAYSWFQSVDADHSGYISIKELKQALVNSNWSSFNDETCLMMINMFDKTKSGRIDVYGFSALWKFIQQWKNLFQQYDRDRSGSISYTELQQALSQMGYNLSPQFTQLLVSRYCPRSANPAMQLDRFIQVCTQLQVLTEAFREKDTAVQGNIRLSFEDFVTMTASRML